In Candidatus Woesearchaeota archaeon, the genomic stretch GGTTTTTATGCCGAAGCAGATTCCTGATACAGGAAACATTGAAATTAAGGAAGGATTCAAAGCAAGGTATTCTGAATTGACAGACTGGGATGAGTTTAAGAAATACTCATTAAGCTTCTTAAGGAGAAGCATAAGGGTCAATACACTGAAGATTTCCGTTCCTGAGCTGAGGAAAAGGATGTCGAAAGACTGGGAGCTGGAGCAAATACCCTGGTGCAAAGAGGGATTCTGGATAGAGCACAAGGGGGAAGGAGATGAGTACAGGAGAGATATCGGCAATACAACTGAGCACCAGCTCGGCTATATCTACATACAGGAAGCTGCTTCGATGATTCCGCCTTTGGTTTTAAACCCCAAGCCGGGCGAGAAGGTACTTGATATGTGTGCTGCCCCGGGAAGCAAGGCTTCGCAAATAGCGCAGTACATGGAGAATAAGGGAATATTGGTTGCAAATGATTACATGGGCAAAAGATTAGCTCCGCTGGGCATCAACATGCAGCGTGTCATGGCAATGAATACGATTATAACACTAATGAAAGGCAGCTGGTTTGGCAAAGCAGGAATCGAATTTGACAGGGTACTGGTTGACGCTCCCTGCTCCGGAACAGGCACAAT encodes the following:
- a CDS encoding NOL1/NOP2/sun family putative RNA methylase; this translates as MPKQIPDTGNIEIKEGFKARYSELTDWDEFKKYSLSFLRRSIRVNTLKISVPELRKRMSKDWELEQIPWCKEGFWIEHKGEGDEYRRDIGNTTEHQLGYIYIQEAASMIPPLVLNPKPGEKVLDMCAAPGSKASQIAQYMENKGILVANDYMGKRLAPLGINMQRVMAMNTIITLMKGSWFGKAGIEFDRVLVDAPCSGTGTIRKSLKTLRMWNPNMVRKIVNEQKRLVCSGFDALKEGGTLVYSTCSLEPEEDEGVIDFLLSKYDNAAAEDINLKGLRKGNVVEEFEGKKYNPLVKKCLRLWPQDNDTEGFFVAKLRKK